The bacterium region TTCCTCATCGAGAAAAGGAACATGGGGAACATCTGGAGAAGTTACCGAAGGGTTGACTATCCCTGCAATACGCTATAAAATCTCTGAGTTACCAGTATATTGGCTGTTAAAATAATGCTGCATGGATTCTGGTGAAGGGGGACTTTCAGCCGACCGGGAATGCAGATTTTGCCAGGAAAGATTCTGCCATGCCACAAAAATAACTGCAAAATCCGGTATGGCTATCTTATAAGAGGGGAAAAAAGGCAAAATGAAACGGACAGGGATTTTACAGGCCTTACAGATGGAAGAATATGGCAAGACGCTGCTGATCCGGGGATGGGTCCGCACCAAGCGGGATGCCAAGGGAGGATTTTCCTTCATCGAGCTGAATGACGGATCTACGATCGAGAATATCCAGATTATAGCTGACAGCGGGCTGGAAAACTACCAGACCCAGGTTACAAAGCTCACCACCGGATGCAGCGTCGAAGTGGAAGGAGAGCTGGTGGCCTCACCGGGGAAGGGGCAGAAAAACGAGATACGGGCAAGCAGGCTCAAGGTTTTCGGCTGGGCTGACCCTGATGAGTACCCGCTTCAAAAGAAGCGCCACTCCTTTGAATTCCTCCGCCAGATAGCTCATCTTCGCCCCCGGACCAACACCTTCGGAGCTGTGGCCCGGGTGCGAAGCACCATGAGCTGGACCATCCATAACTTTTTTCAGGAGCGCGGTTTTTGCTATATCCACACACCGATCATTACCGGAAGTGATTGCGAAGGAGCGGGGGAAATGTTTCGGGTTACGACCCTGGATCTTGGCAATGTCCCTCGTGACCAGAACGGTGGCGGTATTGATTTTACCCAGGATTTCTTTGGCCGCCCGACCAGCCTGACCGTCAGCGGCCAATTGGAGGCGGAAGCCTATGCGCTGGCTCTGGGAAATGTCTATACCTTCGGGCCGACCTTCCGGGCCGAAAATTCAAATACTTCACGGCACCTGGCTGAATTCTGGATGGTGGAGCCGGAGATGAGCTTTGCCGACGTCTTCGACGATATGGATCTGGCCGAGGATTTTCTCAAAGTCATCTTCCGTACTGTTTTAGAGAAATGCCGCCAGGATATGGAATTCTTTAATCTGCGCATAGATACCACCATCATCCGGACCCTGGAGGAGATCATTGGCAGCAGCTTTGAGAGAGTCTCGTATACGGAAGCAGTCGAAATCCTGCAAAAATCCAAAGAGGCGTTTGAATTTCCCGTGGCCTGGGGCATGGACCTCCAGTCGGAACATGAGCGGTATTTAACCGAAAAGAAGTTCAGGAAACCGATCATTGTTTTTGATTATCCCAAGGATATCAAGGCCTTCTATATGAGGCTCAATGATGATGAAAGGACTGTGCGGGCTATGGATGTCCTGGTGCCCAAGATCGGCGAGATTATCGGCGGGAGTCAGCGTGAAGAGAGAATTGATGTCCTGAAACAGCGGATTGGTGATCTTGGACTCCGGGAAGAGGATTACTGGTGGTATCTGGACCTGCGCCGCTTTGGTTCTGTTCCCCATGCAGGATTCGGTATGGGCTTTGAAAGGGCTATCCAGTTTGTGACAGGCATGGGCAATATCCGGGATGTGATTCCTTTTCCCAGAACCCCGAAATCAGCGGAATTTTAAAAGAAAGTGATCAGTGGCCAGTGGTCAGTGGCCAGTAAAGACAGAAGTCAGAGGTTGGAAGTCGCAGGATCCGGGAGCCATGAGCCAGGGGGCCGGAAGCGATGGGAAAACTCGCGGGCAGGGGTGAAATCGAAATCAAATCGGGTGCGGGTGTGGAATCGGCGGAATCGATCAGCAGAAAAATCAATAAAATGATCAATCTATGCAGCCGGATTCCATTCGGAGATTGTCTGGCTGACCTGGCGGTCGGTTTGCGGTACCGGTGGACTGGGGTTAAACCGAGAAAAATCAGCCTGTATA contains the following coding sequences:
- the asnS gene encoding asparagine--tRNA ligase encodes the protein MKRTGILQALQMEEYGKTLLIRGWVRTKRDAKGGFSFIELNDGSTIENIQIIADSGLENYQTQVTKLTTGCSVEVEGELVASPGKGQKNEIRASRLKVFGWADPDEYPLQKKRHSFEFLRQIAHLRPRTNTFGAVARVRSTMSWTIHNFFQERGFCYIHTPIITGSDCEGAGEMFRVTTLDLGNVPRDQNGGGIDFTQDFFGRPTSLTVSGQLEAEAYALALGNVYTFGPTFRAENSNTSRHLAEFWMVEPEMSFADVFDDMDLAEDFLKVIFRTVLEKCRQDMEFFNLRIDTTIIRTLEEIIGSSFERVSYTEAVEILQKSKEAFEFPVAWGMDLQSEHERYLTEKKFRKPIIVFDYPKDIKAFYMRLNDDERTVRAMDVLVPKIGEIIGGSQREERIDVLKQRIGDLGLREEDYWWYLDLRRFGSVPHAGFGMGFERAIQFVTGMGNIRDVIPFPRTPKSAEF